One Physeter macrocephalus isolate SW-GA chromosome 19, ASM283717v5, whole genome shotgun sequence genomic window carries:
- the LOC102982753 gene encoding uncharacterized protein has protein sequence MGLDWDEPLEPEDSAGEELEPEPVHMINMDQSAALEPEAPPRLLAPRARGGPPGDGAELDPDVLQRPERARLSENTRLATRYAVRIFREYLSEKAQSPDFETMDKGALCRVLRSFYAEARSKSGQLYSKSSLISIRSSLNRYLNEPPYCRTLDLTKDPELRSANLTLAAVIRKLEEQGAGPVVQKQAITRADLRKLYTSSVFSTNTPFGLLNKVWFETCMYFCTRGRENQRELEEDSFGLAMDEDGRKFVYFKSLGPYHKSRSSSWSKKRAESSDEENLPRMYETGTEFCPYASFVKYLSKRNPLCKAFFQRPRDHCSEGDVTWYENKAIGKNLLGTRMQMLSKAAKLSKTYTNHCIGAVSIATLNSIAGIGTKLGSPAPQGCYAEALNGAARHHSPHPPTHPSHHHRPQPPSLGNTYILPRDSQVGPDVKSEAAPKRALYESVFGSGEICGPSSPKRLCIRPSSEPVDAVVVVSVKHDPLPLLPEANGHRSTNSPTVVSPAIVSPTQEIEKEVFATSGESGCHSSRM, from the exons atgggTCTGGACTGGGACGAGCCCCTGGAGCCCGAGGACTCGGCCGGGGAGGAGCTGGAGCCGGAGCCGGTCCATATGATCAATATGGACCAGAGCGCCGCGCTGGAGCCCGAGGCGCCGCCGCGGCTGCTGGCGCCCCGGGCCCGCGGCGGGCCGCCTGGGGACGGCGCCGAACTGGACCCCGACGTGCTGCAGCGCCCCGAGCGGGCCCGGCTGAGCGAGAACACCCGGCTGGCCACCCGCTACGCCGTGCGCATCTTCCGGGAGTACCTGAGCGAGAAGGCGCAGAGCCCGGACTTCGAGACCATGGACAAGGGGGCGCTGTGCCGCGTGCTGCGCTCCTTCTACGCCGAGGCCCGCTCCAAGAGCGGCCAGCTCTACAGCAAGTCGTCGCTCATCAGCATCCGCAGCTCCCTCAACCGCTACCTCAACGAGCCCCCGTACTGCCGCACGCTCGACCTCACCAAGGACCCGGAGCTGCGCAGCGCTAACCTGACGCTGGCCGCGGTCATCCGCAAGCTCGAGGAGCAGGGCGCCGGGCCGGTGGTGCAGAAGCAAGCCATCACGCGCGCCGACCTGCGCAAGCTCTACACCTCCAGCGTCTTCAGCACCAACACGCCCTTCGGGCTGCTCAACAAGGTCTGGTTCGAGACGTGCATGTACTTCTGCACGCGCGGCCGCGAGAACCAGCGCGAGCTGGAGGAGGACTCCTTTGGGCTGGCCATGGACGAGGACGGCCGCAAGTTCGTCTACTTCAAGTCCCTCGGGCCCTACCACAAGTCGCGCTCGTCGTCGTGGAGCAAGAAGCGCGCCGAGAGCAGCGACGAGGAGAACTTGCCGCGCATGTACGAGACGGGCACCGAGTTCTGCCCCTACGCCAGCTTCGTCAAGTACCTGTCGAAGCGCAACCCCCTCTGCAAGGCGTTCTTCCAGCGGCCCCGGGACCACTGCAGCGAGGGCGATGTGACCTGGTACGAGAACAAAGCCATCGGCAAGAACTTGCTGGGCACCAGGATGCAGATGCTCTCCAAGGCGGCCAAGCTCTCCAAGACCTACACCAACCACTGCATCGGCGCCGTCTCCATCGCCACGCTCAACAGCATCGCGGGCATCGGCACCAAACTGGGCTCGCCCGCCCCGCAGGGCTGCTACGCCGAGGCTCTGAACGGGGCGGCTCGCCAccactccccccatccccccacccatccctctcaccaccaccgcccccagCCGCCCTCGCTGGGGAACACCTATATCCTCCCCAGAGACAGCCAGGTCGGGCCCGACGTGAAATCGGAGGCTGCGCCCAAGCGCGCCCTGTACGAGTCCGTGTTCGGGTCGGGGGAAATCTGCGGCCCCTCTTCCCCTAAAAGACTTTGTATCCGCCCCTCCTCGGAGCCTGTGGATGCGGTGGTGGTGGTTTCCGTGAAACACGACCCCCTGCCTCTTCTTCCAGAAGCCAATGGGCACAGAAGCACCAATTCTCCCACAGTAGTTTCACCTGCTATTGTTTCCCCCACCCAG gaaatagaaaaagaagtattTGCCACCAGTGGAGAAAGTGGATGCCATTCATCTCGAATGTAA